Within the Nicotiana tabacum cultivar K326 chromosome 11, ASM71507v2, whole genome shotgun sequence genome, the region CATATTGGTGGCCACACTTTTTGACTTTCTATGTTTTCATTTTTTATCTTCTCAAGTGAATTTCAACTCTTGGTCTTTCATTATGACATTGGATTTGCTTTTTTTACAGAGTGATGATGATAAAAGAAACGTGACATTTCTTTTATAAACGGAGCATTCGATGTCATGGGTAGCATTGCCCCACTTTATACTAAAAtacaaataacaaaataaatagtTAAGGTTCCCCGAGACTTGTCCTCTATTAGAATATTTAGTGACTTATCCTCTATTAGAATATTTTGACTGATGACATCTCAAAGTAGCAAGCTATTACCAATCAATAGAATATAGAGTAGCTAGGCTTCAGTGGCATATTTACTCTGATTCTTATACTCCTTACCCACAAAATAGGGTAAGATATGCGTACACATTATCCTTCCCAAACCCCACGATGTGGCATattactgggtatgttattgttgttcttATACACCTTTATGCTCATTGTCAGATTTAACCTTTGCCGAAGGTCTATCAAAAACAGCCTCTACCTCGTCAGATACGAGTAAgatctgcgtacaaactacccttcccagacccctcTTGTGGGATTATACTTTCTACCTCGCCaaataggggtaaggtctgcatacacactatcctcccaagaccccacttgtgagattatactgagtatgttgttattgtttaaATGCTCACACAATTCCCTTCCAAAAGCATAAAAGATTAAAAGGATTAGAAGAAAAAGGAAGTAGAGAGCAGATACAATTAAAGCACGGAAATGTTTGGCCTAAATAATATTTCATTATTTGCAAATACTGAACTTCAATGCTGGTAAAATCTTTAAAAACTTGTGAAGAGTATCTAAAGTGAAATAGCAAAGACAGCATACAAAATCAGATGTAGTAATCTTTCACAAAACGATGTGAAATTATGGAGGTAGAAATAATCCACAATAACTTTTGACTTAACCAATTTGATGAGAGGTACAGGAGCCGTAAGAACTACTTGCGATCAATCTGCAAAGACATTTTATAACACATAGCATACTGGCTCTGGcgaacgaaaaaaaaaaaaaaaaatccttccaAAGCACATGAAATGTGTCACTTATGAGAAAATCTGGCAATTTAAGAGCATGTCTTTTAACTGGAATCTACCTTGCCTTATGCCAGAAAAATCATGGGAGAATTTTCTTCCGCCGGCGTGGGGTCTCTCTCTTGACAAACATCTTCTCAAACTCATCAAGGGGTCGGCTGGAACCGTCAGGTtgactaatgaacttccaaccaCCACCATTCCCACGCTTGCCACGAGATCCTAGCATCTCAACAGTGAAATTCCAGCCATTTGAAGGACGCCTGCGGCTATACTTGTGGCATTTCACTTTATTCGCCATCTAAAACCAAAGCAAAACCGCAAAGCACAGAGTTAGTAAAACAGAATAATAGTACACATAAGAGATCAAAACCTTAATTTGGTGCAACAATAAGTCCCATCATTACGGTTAGAACTTATTGTTTCATTTGGTTCCCTAGACATGCTAACCTTCATCTTGTTGAAGTTCATCCTCTGGACAAACTCTTGATACAGCATCTCATCTTccttcattgatatttcatagtgCATCTCATCAGGATCCCTGGTAGTCCCATCCCAGCCCTCAGGCATGACCTTGAAGTCAGGTTTATAAGGAAGAGTTGCAACATGAAATTCCCTGTCATGAGAATTGAAAAATCTGCACAACAAGGAAGATAATTATTGCCATCACAGGTTTGGTTAATAAAGTGATAATTTTCATAACAGTGTCCGGGCGACCAGCACAAACATATTGCTAGATTATCGCAAGCATGCCCGTGCTGAGCACGGGGACAACATAGGCCTTTCACCATGATATTGCTGAAGGCAAAGATGCCATGAGAAAATGAAGTAGAATAATAAAGTATTTTTCAAGATAGATAAAGTTGAACATTGCTAGAGAAGATCTATAGTaaaaattattgagattacaTAAGACTACAATACGAAGAGGTTATTTCTACCACTCACCACAACATCTCAAGGCAAAGTTGCTGCATTCAAATGAGGTCAGTTAATACTGTATTTTTCAGAATAAATAAAGCTAAACACGCTTGACAAGACGAATAACAAGCACGAATGCATACCACTGGTCTTCATGAGTGGAACAATATAAGTTGTTTTAGCAACAGGATCACTAGAGTACATACACATTGGAATGATAAACTTACCTAAAACAAATGCAATACAAGCATTTTATACTAAAGATGTGCATACATTTCATGTTCCCACACAACAACTTCCACTGTATGAGTTATTTCCTCTTCTAAGCTACAAAATAACATCGACAAGATATATGATAGTTGGTTCCACTTTCTTGACCGTCCATATTATACATCATACAAGTATCATACAGCCTGTGTCCAACAAAGTTGTGAGAGAAGAGCTGTTGCATAACGGTTTAACAATGAAGTCTTTAATCACATCCGTTAAACTTTAACTTCTTCAAAGTAAGGTTGGTGGATTTTCCAAGTTTTATTTAGCTTCCGAACACGTACCTTCTAGGTTAGTCCTAAACAATTCTTTCATAGTGGCATAAATAAATTTAACCGCGTAATAATGAGAATATGTGTGTTTATCCATCCAGCAAATAAAGAACCACGAAAGTGAACAATCAAATCCAATAACAATTATGAATCTAGAGTGATCATTCGCTATGGAAAAACATAAAGTTGAGCAAGGCTTTTCCCATGGTCTACTTGAAGTTGAGACACTCCTAAAAACTTTTTTGTTCAAAGAAATATTTAAAGATAAGTTGTCTGTAATATGCTTCGACAAGTGTCTAAAACAAGCTGACACGTAGTAAAAGTGACTATTAGGACTAGAACCAAACACACAGTTAGTACTTTAAATACTGATACTAAAGTGAGAACAACTTAGAGAGTGAATATAAGAGATCAAAAGCTCTTTCTAGTGTCTCTACTAAGTACTAACTATTAATTGGCTGCATACTTTCCCAAGCCCAAACAATTTCCTCCACAGCAAGCCTTTATAACTTGTCTCAGAATCTTTTGGTACTCCACTGTATCATCATATGATCTTTTCAGCTCAACCAAGATGAAGGACGGAGTAATTTCAAATATTTCCACATCAATGGACTCATTCAATCCCCTAATCTTATAAATCCAGCTTCTTTCTTCACTACTTCCAGCTTTAGTTTCGGGCAAACTTTCTCAAGTTTGGACATGATAGAAGAAGGAGAGGCTTCATTGAGGTGAGCTGCACTTCCTCCTTCTAATCCTTTCCTATGAACAAACCAGACAAGTCAAACCCAGTTAAAAAAGAGATGATGTCAAATGCATTTAGATTTGTAGGTTTTGGCAAACTCTAGTTTCGACGCAGAGGAAGAGATACTGTTATTCGTACAGGCACCGATAATAGCATTGGCATCTAAGCTAAACTTTTACTTATCTTCTAATTTGGTTCCCCCATTGCTTGAATCCAACCTTTTCTAAACCAGGAGCTTTTACTTATTTTGGCAATGGAAATCCTTGTATGAGGTTTGGGTCAAGGATCCTAGAAAGGAATTTCCGCACTTCTAGTGGGAACCGATTAGGGCATTTGAACTCAGCCCTCTTGATCTCCCTATACATCTCCAAAAAATTTGAGTCATGGAATGGGAGATAACCGGCCAACAAGACAAATAAGATCACCCCATAAGACCAGATGTCAGCTTTGGCGCCATCACATAAGCTGGGGCTCCGCAGGTTGTGTGGAGTAAGCCCTCCATGCATTTTATATATAtgtacacacacacatacacacaagTCTTGCTAACATACTACATGAAGTCAGTATGTTAGCAATGTACCTATTTTGAGTTCACCAAAATACCCTTATTATTTATTGCCAGCACATTACATGTAGGGACTTTTTTGTCCTTTCAATCACATACCCCATTTCTTCTCTACAGTTTTCACTCCTCACACCCATTTCTTCTCCCCAATGTCTCAGACACAGTGCTCCTCAGAATCCTCTTTCCTCCATTAAACAAGCAGTCTGTTATGGGTGGCTATCATTACTTTCATTAAGTTCAACCATAATGGCAAAACAAAAGCCTTTTTGCCATTGCTCATTACTGCGAGTCTGCTACTTTTCTCAAAGTTATTCCTTTCTCCTTACATGATTCTTcattttgaaatttgtggttgCCTCCATTAGAGCTCCCTGACCTCTTTCCTCTTAAGAATTTATTGCTTTTTGCTAAAAAGTTTAACTACGATCATTTTGTTTCTGCTAACTAATTTATGGATTCGATAGTTGAAGAAGAAATTGTAGTTCTATAAAAAATCCTGATAAAATAAGTTAGAATTACAGAAGAAAGTGCAGTTATGGAAAAATTCCTCAAAAACAAATGAGAAATTGCATAGCCAGCTTCGGACAAGAACTTTTCTACACGGAGGAAATCGGAGATGGGTTTAGGAAATTGCAGATAGAGAATTTCAGGCGAAAGACGAAAAGGTCCCTGTTTTGATGAACTATATTTTGGTGAACTCAGAAATGGGTACATTGCTAGCATACTATGTAGTATGTTAGCAAGACCAATATTTATATAGGTCTTATATATAGGTAATGAAACAAGCATCCAGATATGGAAATATCGTCAAAATCTATGACTATATTAGATAATCTGATGGGAGACATGTTTGAGAGAATTGCAGTGGCAGCAGCAACATTGTCAAGGTACATACGACAAACAATGTTGTCGTCAAACGAAATTCAGGGTGCTGCGAAGATGGTCTTACCAGGAGAACTAGGGACTAAAGCTGTAACTAGTTATGTTACCAGTGTTGCTAAGACAATTCAAGACTATTTGTTACTTCAAACTATTTCCCACCATTCTCATTGTCACATTGTGGTCAGCCAATTATTATGTCACTGATACCTGTTGAAAATATAACGAACACATGCTCTTTTAATATTCTGATTGCCCTAAAAGAAACAAATAACAGGATTATATAGATATAGCCACCAGCCGAACAGCCAGTGACAAACACAACTACATAATATGAATTCTAAAAGTTTTCACCCTCAGCTTCACACGATCAGCAATAAGCCACTACTAAAGCCAATTTGCATATACATTGGACTAAGCAATCATATACGGCACTAATACCAATGCTGGTGTAACAAAACCACATTATTAGTACTCTTTTTATAaggtaaaattttattaaaaggTACCAAAATGGTACAAAAAAGGTACAAAAAAACAGATTAAACTTGGACAAAAGTAATACGTTACGACAAAAGCTCGAATGATTCGGCGGAATGACTTACTCTGGGCATGTATCAAGCAAGAGCTCTACAGAGTCATCTAATGGACGTCCAAGCTTcttctcttcctcctcctcaagtTCCTTAAGCCACAGAATTGCATGAACCCTCTGCCTCATGATCCTGTAATCTTTTGCTAAGCGCTCAACAGTATACAACTCTGGGTTCTCCTTATGCTTCTTGTACATTTCTGTCTTCTCTGAATCCTTCAAATAAGACCCCCTTGCACCTGGCTCCATTACCTGCTCcaataacaccaaattttaaTAATCCATCATAGTTGGTTAGGATGATACTACCAATTCATACCCTTATTTCTTCATCGAGTTCTTAATGTTGTAACATAACCAACAACAGGAAATTTAATTTCTCCCTATCCCACTTTATAAGCTAATGAAAAAGAGATTCCTTGACTATGATGACTACAGTTTTTCAATACGTATTCGAACACTTTTTAAGTTTGATTTGCAATATTACGACATATGCAATTTCTtaagaaagaattacaagaaaatacacatgacttcacgccataacaaaaaatggaccatgtttttaagttttatcCGACCTAGCCCATATTGTACGTATTTTGAAAACAGTAGCTCttgcaaattcaaaatctgtgctcttacaaccattgcttctaaaagctatggagttaaatttgtgctctcacaaccattgctttcactctcttcttctcacatttTTTTGCATATGCTTCAAGAGGGCCGTCCGCCATTACTGCTTCTCCCCCTATGTCACCTGGTTGGAATGTAAAAAAATTGAAGTGTAGAAGTCCACCAATGAAGGCCATTCAAAGCTTTGGTTTCGAAAATAGGactttttgagtttgttagttgtttggattggatgttgttccaattgattgaaaacatcaaaaggagttcaaaatttaaatttgaagtgatttggagtagatttgagcaagatttgagttaaatttcagaaaagacgcaaggaagaagacaaagtcaattttttgtataattatgtataatcatgtataatagtgtatatgagtgtataatcacatattatacactattatacacctttatacaagcgtctgtagacgaacttcttccacgattttcagttgcaattcttgttcaaaaccaatccaaatctccattaaacgactgcaaattttatatacaacctccttatactatttctaacaagtctaaataacacccactccaaatttctcacaaaatcaaattcggaatttaaacccacatatttaagcgttaaaaatctaattttcaccacccaaatggatttggtttgttgaactaatatttgagtcacagttactgattcaaaaattaacttaaaagcttgagcaaactttttaaaaaattaaatagtaattttgagaacctattggagttggatgttgaatcttagcctattatttttaggctagttggttgtaaattgaaatatgggctataaaattgaaaagtaggaaGCCCAGttgttcttatgtgaaattttcccATTTCTTAATACGTTACTTCATTTTCAAAAGGAGGAGAGTATTTGTTTTCCCCCAAAAAAAGGTATAGAGGCAAGAGAGTATAATtactaagtatttattatggttTTTTCCCTTTTCCAAAGGCCATTATAGATCAGCGTGCGACAATGTACTTGGTTTGGTGATCAAAGTTAGTGTGGCCTGGTATAATGGCCTTTGGAACAGAGAGAAGTCATAATAAACACttagggtcgtttggttgggaaacaaGGATTAGTTATCCCGGGATTGTTATCTCACCCTCCCATAAGgataaaaataacactacaatCCCAGGATAACTAATCCCGGAATTAGTcgattttatcccaaccaaacGTGAGATGAACTCATCACAAATTTAATCCCAggattaattatcccttatccctcgtaccaaatgAGCCCTTAGTAATTAATACTCTCTTCCTTTCAAaatatgtgaacttatttcctttttattcaaATGAACCCACCTAATAAGAAAACTCTTAATTTTAGGATTCCAATATTACCTTACTGAGAAGCTTTCATCTTTTGGTAGTTAAGAATTTAATTAATCACCAAGTAAATATATACAAACCCACAGCTAAGCCAGCTCGGCATACTGTCAATCAGTATCTAAaacagtgttgtcaaaggcaAAAAGCTCTAAAACGCGCTCTAGGCATATTGAGGCTTTAAGCCCAAAGCGTAATTTAACTGTGAGCTTTAGTAAAAAATGGTTCAAGTAAGGAAAACCTAAAAATATAATGTAAGTTAAGGAAAAAATAACAAATTCATGCATAACGTTTTCCTCAACAACTAATACACTTATTTGCTGATAATATTTGTTGTTTAGTACCGCTCGATTCTAGGGGTAtgcattcgaatcggtttatcgattaatcgaatcgattatttgttatcggtttcTCGATATCGgtttatcggtttatcgatttcgatttcgatttcgaaattttccttatcgagttatcgacttcgatttcgattttgtcctcttcggttatcggtttatcgataaacagATAAGATATACTAAAAAAATTACCTTTTCCTTTAGCCgtgatgatgtatttttattttttttataccgTTGGAGTGTTAGTGGAAAATAGAATCGAttcgttgcatgtgcttgttgacacaatttttatgttataaacggtgttcgtcttattttagcttatatttgtccatattagttaggcgtgtttatagcaatatactttccgtggaatcccacaaattttcttattggtgtaatcgataaccgaatcgataagccccaaaaattgataaatcgaaatcgaaaaaaatggaaaccttattgaaacgataacgataagcatatgtacaaatgGATAATCAATAAATAATTATtgataagggtcaaaatcgaatcgataaatcgaatgcacatGCCTGCTCGATTCAAGATAAAACTCATGGACAATGAGTACGTATGCCTTAGTGCCTTGCCT harbors:
- the LOC107776044 gene encoding protein GAMETE CELL DEFECTIVE 1, mitochondrial-like; translation: MRALQRILTNLSQNSLPKPLKKFNFVKPFSTGNNDWSSNFGGTGSSTDDLGWDVGSNSWSTGLTKEHFDGEVVGRHMGSGPPPGSGPINVPSGGPSVGGFSSARWTDEEMDKVKELQAENRKGKAFVDGWDARMKDISVLMKQVMEPGARGSYLKDSEKTEMYKKHKENPELYTVERLAKDYRIMRQRVHAILWLKELEEEEEKKLGRPLDDSVELLLDTCPEFFNSHDREFHVATLPYKPDFKVMPEGWDGTTRDPDEMHYEISMKEDEMLYQEFVQRMNFNKMKMANKVKCHKYSRRRPSNGWNFTVEMLGSRGKRGNGGGWKFISQPDGSSRPLDEFEKMFVKRETPRRRKKILP